One segment of Erigeron canadensis isolate Cc75 chromosome 2, C_canadensis_v1, whole genome shotgun sequence DNA contains the following:
- the LOC122587508 gene encoding uncharacterized protein LOC122587508, which produces MYRPEEYDEVVSAEIPDQKDNPHLYKMVVKHMLHGPCGTLNPDNVCMEKEWRNNGVAVKGRKATLDNRWVIPYNAYLLAKFDCHINVEICATIKVVKYIYKYIYKGYDRIHFAVSSNNGSTLIDEIDQYQSGRWVSAPEAAWRLYRFSISEIKPVVIHLQLHLENHQPLTFKKDRLNNVLKNPVQRKTMLTEFFFMNRTDELAQSLNLTYSEFPDHFVWLQDQKFWKHRGLGDSVGRIVASHSSEGERYYLRILLSKVRCPKSFSDLKMCNGHQVGTFREAALLRGYLVDDNSQQLCLQEASAFHFPYELRRLFATLLVYTCPYMSQQPSRSVVSL; this is translated from the exons ATGTATCGGCCAGAAGAGTATGACGAGGTTGTGTCGGCGGAAATACCAGATCAGAAGGACAATCCTCACTTGTATAAGATGGTTGTCAAGCACATGCTTCATGGCCCGTGTGGTACACTAAACCCTGATAATGTTTGTATGGAAAAAGAATG GCGAAATAATGGAGTAGCGGTCAAAGGTAGGAAAGCTACACTTGATAATCGATGGGTGATACCATACAATGCCTACTTGCTAGCAAAGTTTGATTGTCATATCAATGTGGAAATATGCGCGACAATAAAGGTagtcaagtatatatataagtacatatATAAAGGTTATGATAGAATACATTTTGCTGTGTCATCGAATAATGGTTCCACATTGATAGATGAAATAGACCAATACCAGTCAGGCAGATGGGTGTCGGCTCCAGAAGCAGCTTGGAGGCTTTACAGGTTCTCTATTAGTGAGATAAAACCTGTTGTTATACATTTACAACTGCATTTAGAGAATCATCAACCATTGACTTTTAAAAAGGACAGGTTGAACAATGTGCTGAAGAATCCAGTCCAAAGAAAAACCATGCTTACTGAATTCTTTTTTATGAATAGGACTGATGAGTTGGCCCAAAGCTTGAACCTGACTTACTCTGAGTTTCCGGATCATTTTGTTTGGCTGCAAGACCAAAAGTTTTGGAAACATAGAGGCCTAGGTGATTCAGTAGGCCGCATAGTTGCTTCTCATTCAAGTGAAGGTGAAAGGTATTACTTGAGGATACTATTGTCAAAAGTTCGTTGTCCTAAGTCCTTCAGTGATTTGAAAATGTGTAACGGCCATCAAGTTGGCACTTTTAGGGAAGCGGCCCTATTACGTGGTTATTTGGTAGATGATAATAGTCAGCAATTATGTTTACAAGAGGCCTCTGCTTTCCACTTTCCCTATGAACTTAGAAGACTTTTTGCCACTCTTCTGGTTTATACATGTCCATACATGTCCCAACAACCCTCGAGATCTGTGGTTAGCTTATGA
- the LOC122587509 gene encoding uncharacterized protein LOC122587509 — protein MVEDLFNQMTRREATTQALLQVNGFLQSMGKSIHEFDLVPQDYSYADLQDQTREIRAEQAIVVSQEDLDAILKLNKRQKITFDVIIQRVNANESGAFFVDGPGGTGKTYLYRALLAKIRSEAHIALATATSSIAASILPGGRTAHSRFKIPLDLTDGSTCRVSQQSSLATLIKDSKLIIWDEAPMAKRTTIEALNDLLQDLMDSKEIFGGKVVVLGGDFRQTLPIVRTGTKAETIAACLTNSTLWPSLHILRLEENMRALLDPSFSKFLLKIGDGTETTHDDDLINIPASMLIDKHSEDDSLDALIDSVYPNIQSFTNSRALNRAILTTKNIFVDEINDLLIQKFPGEPTEYTSFDETLDLNDQTQYEDYLHSLTPDGMPPHRLLLKPNSPIVLLRNLNPTEGLCNGTRLICKDLRRNVIHAEIAFGDFAGKQVFIHRIPMQPPTDIVPFKRI, from the coding sequence ATGGTGGAAGACCTGTTTAACCAGATGACACGTAGAGAAGCTACGACACAGGCGTTATTGCAGGTGAATGGATTTTTGCAGTCCATGGGCAAAAGCATTCATGAATTTGATCTTGTGCCACAAGATTACTCATATGCCGACCTCCAAGATCAAACAAGAGAAATTAGAGCGGAACAAGCTATTGTAGTCTCTCAGGAAGATCTTGATGCAATATTAAAACTCAACAAAagacaaaaaataacatttgatGTAATAATACAGAGAGTTAATGCAAATGAAAGTGGCGCTTTCTTTGTTGATGGCCCTGGTGGTACAGGGAAAACTTATCTGTATAGGGCTTtattagcaaagattagatcagaAGCGCATATCGCGCTAGCCACGGCCACTTCAAGCATAGCAGCATCAATACTCCCTGGGGGTAGAACGGCTCATTCAAGATTTAAAATACCGCTTGACTTGACAGATGGATCGACGTGTAGAGTTAGCCAACAAAGTTCTTTGGCAACTCTTATTAAAGACTCTAAGCTAATCATATGGGATGAGGCTCCTATGGCAAAAAGAACTACTATTGAGGCTTTAAATGATCTTCTGCAAGATCTTATGGACTCAAAGGAAATTTTTGGGGGTAAAGTTGTTGTTCTTGGTGGAGATTTTAGACAAACTCTCCCCATAGTGCGCACAGGTACTAAAGCGGAAACTATAGCTGCATGTCTGACCAACTCTACATTATGGCCATCACTTCACATATTACGCCTGGAAGAGAACATGAGAGCTTTGTTAGATCCTTCTTTCAGTAAATTTCTACTCAAAATTGGCGATGGAACAGAAACAACACATGACGATGACCTAATCAACATTCCCGCCTCCATGCTCATTGACAAACACTCAGAAGATGACTCTTTAGATGCCCTCATTGACTCTGTCTATCCAAACATTCAGTCGTTCACTAACTCACGTGCTTTAAATCGTGCCATATtgacaacaaaaaatatatttgttgatgAGATTAATGACCTTTTGATACAAAAATTCCCTGGTGAGCCAACAGAATATACCagttttgatgaaactttagATCTAAATGACCAAACTCAATATGAGGACTACTTGCATTCACTTACACCAGATGGTATGCCACCTCATAGACTTCTCTTGAAGCCAAACTCGCCTATCGTCTTGTTAAGAAACTTGAATCCTACTGAAGGCTTATGCAACGGGACTAGATTAATATGCAAAGATTTGAGAAGAAATGTCATACATGCTGAGATTGCTTTTGGAGACTTTGCTGGCAAACAAGTTTTTATACATAGAATACCTATGCAGCCTCCAACTGatattgttcctttcaaacGGATTTAG